A single window of Archangium gephyra DNA harbors:
- a CDS encoding carbohydrate-binding family 9-like protein — protein sequence MRSASRLLTLLTLTLLATACRDEQAGPKPRAKALPPPAQARVLDAAPVDLTYRGGATFGGGAVRYLGTRVSPPVAAPGQPVKLEHYFQAVREVPRGWQFFVHVVDAASGQMMVNADHDFAGGSAPLGTWPVGKVVEDVHTVPMPPSPARVLLGFWKGDERLAVDEPQAHGGDNRMMGPQLGGGPPSLPEYTARRAAKAPVIDGELDDAVWKDAAPVVLRGSFDGREPSLRTEARLAYDDQHLYVAFDVEDPDVWGTLRERDARIYEQEVVEIFLDANADGRTYNELQVSPHNVNFDAYFPARRQGMDLSWDSGMKTAVKVRGTLDNPEDRDEGWRVEIRIPFERLAEVPSRPPKKGERWRFNLYRLEHVGRQQVEGQSFSPLFVGDFHALPRFGWLVFE from the coding sequence ATGCGTTCCGCCTCCCGCCTCCTGACGCTGCTGACGCTCACGCTGCTCGCCACCGCCTGTCGTGACGAGCAGGCCGGCCCCAAACCCCGCGCCAAGGCCCTGCCCCCGCCCGCCCAGGCCCGCGTGCTGGACGCCGCGCCGGTGGACCTCACGTACCGCGGCGGGGCCACGTTTGGCGGGGGCGCGGTGCGCTACCTCGGTACGCGCGTCTCCCCTCCGGTGGCGGCGCCCGGGCAGCCGGTGAAGCTGGAGCACTACTTCCAGGCCGTGCGCGAGGTGCCTCGGGGCTGGCAGTTCTTCGTGCACGTGGTGGATGCCGCCAGCGGGCAGATGATGGTCAACGCGGACCACGACTTCGCGGGAGGCTCGGCCCCCTTGGGCACGTGGCCCGTGGGCAAGGTGGTGGAGGACGTCCACACGGTGCCGATGCCTCCCTCGCCCGCCCGCGTGCTGCTCGGCTTCTGGAAGGGGGACGAGCGCCTCGCGGTGGACGAGCCCCAGGCGCACGGTGGTGACAACCGGATGATGGGCCCTCAGCTCGGAGGGGGGCCTCCGTCACTGCCCGAGTACACCGCCCGCCGCGCGGCGAAGGCCCCGGTGATCGACGGGGAGCTCGACGACGCGGTGTGGAAGGACGCGGCCCCGGTGGTGCTGCGCGGCAGCTTCGATGGCCGCGAGCCCTCGCTGCGCACCGAGGCGCGCCTGGCCTACGACGACCAGCACCTCTACGTGGCCTTCGATGTGGAGGATCCGGACGTCTGGGGCACCCTGCGCGAGCGGGACGCGCGCATCTACGAGCAGGAGGTGGTGGAGATCTTCCTCGACGCGAACGCGGACGGGCGCACCTACAACGAGCTGCAGGTGTCTCCGCACAATGTGAACTTCGACGCGTATTTCCCCGCGCGCCGGCAGGGGATGGACCTGAGCTGGGACTCGGGGATGAAGACGGCGGTGAAGGTGCGCGGCACGCTGGACAATCCCGAGGACCGGGACGAGGGCTGGCGGGTGGAGATACGGATTCCCTTCGAGCGGCTCGCCGAGGTGCCGAGCCGTCCGCCGAAGAAGGGGGAGCGCTGGCGCTTCAACCTCTACCGGTTGGAGCACGTGGGGCGGCAGCAGGTGGAAGGCCAGTCCTTCTCGCCACTCTTCGTGGGGGACTTCCACGCGCTGCCGCGCTTCGGCTGGCTCGTCTTCGAGTAG
- a CDS encoding FHA domain-containing protein, translating to MHFEFEHMGTSTPFELPEGVHLLGGAAEDHVQLEGLPPGLLTLRIESHRLMVEATHAFTVGGVGVAPGVPRLVLPGEVVGLSEEMRLKVKAPDGDAERQVGTVAVLKHLLMDLEEPPPSRAATLQCLIGADVGRTFALAEASTELGRGKDVAVRLRDLAVSRHHARIRHHEGAFLLEDLDSPNGLFLNGKPVKAPAPLQEGDVIELGRTLLRFQAPMGTPEPEAPPETPPTPAETPAPAETAPTNETPAAPSGQDMPERPRVRWEGWLIGLGAALALVGLLATYALTP from the coding sequence ATGCACTTCGAATTCGAGCACATGGGCACCTCCACCCCCTTCGAGCTGCCCGAGGGCGTCCACCTGCTGGGGGGCGCCGCCGAGGACCACGTCCAGCTCGAGGGGCTCCCCCCGGGTCTGCTGACGCTGCGCATCGAGAGCCACCGGTTGATGGTGGAGGCCACCCACGCCTTCACGGTGGGGGGCGTGGGGGTCGCGCCGGGAGTCCCCCGCCTCGTGCTGCCGGGAGAGGTGGTGGGCCTGTCCGAGGAGATGCGGTTGAAGGTGAAGGCACCGGACGGGGACGCCGAGCGGCAGGTGGGCACCGTGGCCGTGCTCAAGCACCTCCTCATGGACCTGGAGGAGCCGCCTCCCTCACGGGCCGCCACCCTCCAGTGCCTCATCGGCGCGGACGTGGGCCGCACCTTCGCCCTCGCCGAGGCGAGCACCGAGCTCGGCCGGGGCAAGGACGTGGCCGTGCGCCTGCGGGACCTCGCCGTGTCCCGCCACCACGCCCGCATCCGCCACCACGAGGGCGCCTTCCTGCTGGAGGACCTGGACAGCCCCAACGGCCTCTTTCTCAATGGGAAGCCCGTGAAGGCCCCCGCTCCGCTCCAGGAGGGAGATGTCATCGAGCTGGGCCGGACGCTGCTGCGCTTCCAGGCCCCCATGGGCACGCCCGAGCCGGAGGCGCCGCCAGAGACGCCCCCCACCCCCGCCGAGACGCCCGCGCCGGCCGAAACGGCCCCCACGAACGAAACACCCGCGGCGCCCTCCGGCCAGGACATGCCGGAGCGCCCGCGGGTGCGCTGGGAAGGATGGCTCATCGGCCTGGGGGCGGCACTGGCGCTGGTGGGACTGCTCGCCACCTACGCCCTGACCCCCTGA
- a CDS encoding PH domain-containing protein, which yields MGAATLLWLGVLLYLLRFDGVPVQTFLSAVFFVLFFAVSVTYYSRTRIIVDSGGITYRGMVRTRRFSFADINKVDVLPGPVTVYAVRGNRGLVHFTSLFAHHRHLAKLLVERAGLTPQRA from the coding sequence ATGGGGGCCGCGACCCTGCTCTGGCTGGGCGTCTTGTTGTACCTACTGCGCTTCGACGGGGTTCCGGTCCAGACGTTCCTCTCGGCGGTCTTCTTCGTCCTCTTCTTCGCCGTGTCGGTGACGTATTACAGCCGCACGCGGATCATCGTGGACTCGGGAGGCATCACCTACCGGGGGATGGTGCGCACGCGGCGCTTCTCCTTCGCGGACATCAACAAGGTGGACGTGCTGCCCGGGCCGGTGACGGTGTACGCCGTGCGCGGCAACCGGGGCCTGGTGCACTTCACCAGCCTCTTCGCGCACCACCGCCACCTAGCGAAGCTCCTCGTCGAGCGGGCCGGGCTCACGCCGCAGCGCGCCTGA
- a CDS encoding adenylosuccinate synthase: MPNVVVIGAQWGDEGKGKVVDLLTEHAQVVVRFQGGNNAGHTLVVGGQKTVLHLIPSGILHAGKTCVIGNGVVLDPAVLVKELDALKERGFLKDDSHFLISDNAHVIFPWHKLLDTYREKARGVSAIGTTGRGIGPAYEDKVARRGIRVRDLLNSERLRKRIDERLPGVRDELRELCRAANETAPELDAQKYQDEFAALGERLRVHVTDVSLYLAGQVQRGARILFEGAQGTLLDVDHGTYPFVTSSNCVAGNAAVGSGLGPTTIDKVMGISKAYTTRVGGGPFPTELTDETGDRLRKVGDEFGATTGRPRRCGWLDGVVLRYAVRVNGLWGMALTKLDVLSGLKTLQICNAYELDGKRITELPGDYEDLARVKPLYETLPGWDDKLAGVRTFDELPEAAKRYVRRVEEISGVPVVCISVGADRGETVLLQNPFRS, translated from the coding sequence ATGCCGAACGTCGTCGTCATCGGAGCGCAGTGGGGAGATGAGGGTAAGGGCAAGGTCGTGGACCTGCTCACCGAGCACGCCCAGGTCGTCGTCCGCTTCCAGGGCGGCAACAACGCGGGCCATACCCTCGTGGTGGGTGGCCAGAAGACGGTGTTGCATCTGATCCCCTCGGGCATCCTCCATGCGGGGAAGACCTGTGTCATCGGCAACGGGGTGGTGTTGGATCCCGCCGTGCTGGTGAAGGAGCTCGACGCCCTCAAGGAGCGCGGCTTCCTCAAGGACGACTCGCACTTCCTCATCTCGGACAACGCGCACGTCATCTTCCCGTGGCACAAGCTGCTGGACACGTACCGCGAGAAGGCCCGCGGCGTGAGCGCCATCGGCACCACGGGGCGTGGCATTGGCCCGGCCTACGAGGACAAGGTGGCGCGCCGCGGCATCCGCGTGCGCGACCTGCTCAACTCCGAGCGGCTGCGCAAGCGCATCGACGAGCGGCTCCCGGGTGTGCGCGACGAGCTGCGCGAGCTGTGCCGTGCCGCCAACGAGACGGCTCCCGAGCTGGACGCGCAGAAGTACCAGGACGAGTTCGCCGCGCTGGGTGAGCGGCTGCGGGTCCATGTGACGGACGTGTCGCTCTACCTGGCGGGCCAGGTGCAGCGCGGGGCGCGCATCCTCTTCGAGGGCGCCCAGGGCACGCTGCTGGACGTGGACCATGGCACCTACCCGTTCGTCACCAGCTCCAACTGTGTGGCGGGCAACGCGGCGGTGGGCTCGGGCCTGGGCCCCACCACCATCGACAAGGTGATGGGCATCAGCAAGGCCTACACCACGCGCGTGGGCGGCGGCCCCTTCCCGACGGAGCTGACGGACGAGACGGGGGACCGGCTGCGCAAGGTGGGTGACGAGTTCGGCGCCACCACGGGCCGTCCGCGCCGCTGCGGCTGGCTGGACGGCGTGGTGCTGCGCTACGCGGTGCGCGTCAACGGGCTGTGGGGCATGGCGCTCACCAAGCTGGACGTGCTCTCCGGCCTCAAGACGCTGCAGATCTGCAACGCCTACGAGCTGGACGGCAAGCGCATCACCGAGCTGCCCGGGGACTACGAGGACCTGGCGCGCGTCAAGCCGCTCTACGAGACGCTGCCGGGCTGGGACGACAAGCTCGCCGGGGTGCGCACCTTCGACGAGCTGCCCGAGGCCGCCAAGCGCTACGTGCGCCGCGTGGAGGAGATCTCCGGCGTGCCCGTGGTGTGCATCTCCGTGGGCGCCGACCGCGGCGAGACGGTGCTCCTGCAGAACCCGTTCCGCAGCTGA